A stretch of the Gracilinanus agilis isolate LMUSP501 chromosome 4, AgileGrace, whole genome shotgun sequence genome encodes the following:
- the LOC123245529 gene encoding NF-kappa-B-activating protein-like, with protein MAPASSSRSPEDNSSSRRRRHGGNSGGPSASVSGGGGHRSSSESPPPSKTVRSPRCRSRSRSRERNGFRQPSSFSEPGGSGRSRRSPSRAHGRERERLPELRGSSSSSSAHYHHHHHYHHHGGDRQWPDYYEKEKEESLRQRRLNERERIGELGAPEVWGLSPKIPEPDSDEHTPVEEEEAKSKKSASSSSSEEEKKKRKKKVSRSKENAQRKRKKKTSKKKHKKYSEDSDSDSDSDSDSSSEEERKKAKKAKKKRKKKHKVKRSKKKKYKKESESSSDVSDEEFPEDDLWIERSKNAEAMDLIGPEAPVTHASQDDRPLNYGHALLPGEGAAMAEYVKAGKRIPRRGEIGLTSEEIASFECSGYVMSGSRHRRMEAVRLRKENQIYSADEKRALASFNQEERRKRENKILASFREMVYRKTKGKDDK; from the coding sequence ATGGCGCCGGCCTCCAGCTCCCGCAGCCCGGAGGATAACTCGAGTTCCAGGCGACGGCGTCATGGAGGTAACAGTGGCGGGCCGTCGGCCTCAGTATCTGGAGGCGGCGGCCACCGAAGCTCCTCCGAGAGCCCCCCGCCCTCAAAAACTGTCCGCTCGCCGCGGTGCCGCTCTCGTTCTCGTTCCCGGGAGCGCAACGGCTTCCGGCAGCCTTCGTCCTTCTCGGAGCCTGGAGGCTCAGGCCGCAGCCGCCGCAGCCCCAGTCGAGCCCACGGCCGCGAGCGAGAGCGGCTTCCTGAACTGCGCGGCTCCTCATCCTCATCTTCCGcccactatcaccaccaccaccactaccatcaccaTGGGGGCGACCGGCAGTGGCCCGACTACTacgagaaagagaaggaggagagccTGCGCCAGAGAAGGTTAAATGAGCGGGAGCGGATTGGGGAACTCGGAGCCCCGGAAGTCTGGGGTCTTTCCCCCAAGATCCCTGAGCCCGATTCAGATGAACACACTCCTGTAGAGGAGGAAGAGGCAAAGTCTAAGAAAAGTGCCTCAAGTTCCagttctgaagaagaaaagaagaagaggaagaagaaagtgagTCGCTCCAAAGAAAACGcgcagaggaaaagaaagaaaaaaacgtccaaaaaaaagcataaaaaatattctgaggatAGTGACAGTGACTCTGATTCTGACTCTGATTCTAGcagtgaagaagagaggaaaaaggcaaagaaagccaagaaaaaaaggaaaaagaaacacaaagtgAAAAGGtccaagaagaagaaatataaaaaagaatctgAGTCAAGCTCTGATGTCTCTGATGAAGAGTTCCCAGAAGATGATCTCTGGATTGAGAGATCAAAGAATGCAGAAGCTATGGACTTAATTGGGCCAGAAGCACCAGTGACACATGCTTCTCAAGATGATAGACCTTTGAACTATGGGCATGCTCTTTTGCCAGGGGAAGGTGCAGCTATGGCCGAGTATGTCAAAGCTGGGAAGCGCATCCCTCGAAGAGGAGAAATTGGCCTGACCAGTGAAGAGATTGCATCGTTTGAATGTTCAGGCTATGTAATGAGTGGTAGTAGACACCGAAGAATGGAAGCTGTTCGACTTCgaaaagaaaaccagatctaCAGTGCTGATGAAAAGAGAGCTCTAGCATCCTTTAaccaagaagagagaaggaagagagaaaacaagattCTAGCGAGTTTCCGAGAAATGGTGTATAGAAAGACAAAGGGGAAAGACGATAAATAA